The Eulemur rufifrons isolate Redbay chromosome 3, OSU_ERuf_1, whole genome shotgun sequence DNA segment TGCCAGAACAAATGAAAGAAGTAACAATGGCTTATGCCCTCATTTTCCCCTCAAACTTTTGTCTTAGGGTTTCATAAGGTACACagagttcttgctctgttagcCGGTACTGCTACTGcaattaccaccaccaccactgccctgTTAACTAGTACCATTACCTATTGCAACAATTCAGAATCATCTGGAATGGTTCTGCCTTATGCAAAACTGTTGCTCGGCAGGCTTCTGTTAGAAGACCGTTCTTGGTTTTCTGACTAGGAAAGTTCATCCTCCTCTTCTTGAAAGATGGAAACATGATGCCTCACTTACCTTTCTTGGTTTACTAGTCCTGCTAATCTTTTTATGTCAATTTTCAAAGCCAAGTGAGTTTCCACTTTGTGTGTATTGGCACTGAGAGCAAAGATCAGGATGGCTCTGCTAAGTTTGTATATGGGGATGTCTGTGTATACCCTGGTGTGTGTTTCTTTTCACACTTGAGCTTGTACAATATACGCTTAGCAGGAAGTTCAGACTTAAGATGCAACATCCTGACATTCTGCCCCTGAAGATGTTGATTGGTTTCTTGTCATCTTTTATAGGCACTGTGGGGGCAGAggtgtggggggagagagagagagagaaagagaaaaacaagcctattttctttttggtagccAAGAAAAATTTCTCTCATTAGTGTAAAACAAAATTGCATGGCTATCTTTGTGGCTTCCTTATGATTTCAGTTTAAGTAGAAAGCCATGTTGCACTGACATTTGCAACTATGAGGctgctggggtgcagtggccgtGAGCTTTACTGCCTGTCCCCAAATGCCCTCTTCTGGCTGATTGTCAAGAAAGGCAAAAATCATGATATTCATCCCTGAGAGCTACGATTTCCTCCAGCATATTCCCCTATATCCATCTGGACGTTTGCACCATGTAATCTTAGTGCAGGACAACCACACCGTCCTTGACTACCTTGTTAGCCGCCAGAGTTTGCAAAACAAAATCTCTTGCAGCGTTAGGAGCAGAACCCACAAACTTTCTAATCCCAGGCTGGGTTGTTTATTTCATCCCTTCAGGTGCTTCTACAACTGCCCTTTATATATTTCAACTCTGCTTGTTTGGACCATGGGACTCTgttcagttttctgtttttcataatttgAGTTTTCTACACTGTGTAGAGTGTGTTTCTTATGACTGGAGGCGGAATGCAGACAGAACACCCAGCGGGGTGTGTCATTATTTTGACATCCCGTTTACTGTTCCATCTCAGAAGCAAACAGTTGAGCATTGATTGCCTTTAGTCGCTGAAAGCTGCGGGCCTGTTGCCAGGTGTACTATTATGCCAGACCCGTGGATAGTTTAATAGAGAAATACCTGGGGTCAGGGTAAAACCACTAATTAAAGCATCACTTTGTCAATAAAAGGTAGCACACAATGCACACAAACATACTGAGTTGATTTGCCGATTCTCTCTGGTGGTCCTCACCAGGCACCCCCAGGATGAAGTCACGGCAGGGAATCCATCCACAGTAGTTGGCTGTGTCAGCCTTGGTCATCTGGACCCAGATGGTCCATCTAAGGACATTCTGACCAGGTCATGCTGAAGCCTTAGTGGGTTCTGCCACAGGGTCATGGTTCCTGTAAGCAGATGAGTGGATAAGATTAGCCCTGTCCCTATTCATGCCACTGGCATCAGCTGCCCTAGCTCTGGTGGTGGATGACATAGCAGAGCTGATTTTAGCAGCACTTGATTTTTAGCATCCCAGACCCCCATCGTAAGGATGCCACATTGCACTCAGAGTCTTGAGTCCTGGTGGCTATTTTTCCCCCTTGCTCACTTGAAAAAACGTTTTGTTTACCAGCTTAATGACTTGGTGTTCTGAAACACGTCTCACGGTTTGTGCTGCTTCTGAGGGCAGAGAGCTGATTACATTATGCTctgcttcttcctcctctgcccctttTGTCTGTCTCCCCTTCCTCTCGCCTCCCCTTCGCCTTCCCTGCCTACCACCTCTGCCTGTCCCCACAGCAGCCTGAACAGCGTCAACAGCAGCGACTCCCGGTCCAGCGGCTCCCACTCGCATTCCCCCAGCTCGCATTACCGCTACCGCAGCTCCAACCTGGCCCAGCAGGCGCCCGTGAGGCTCTCGAGCGTGTCCTCCCATGACTCAGGATTCATATCCCAGGACGCCTTCCAGTCCAAGTCACCGTCCCCCATGCCGCCAGAGGCCCCCAACCAGGTAAGGGTGTCCTGGGCTCCAGGAGCAGCCGTCACACCTGGTGCCCTGGCCACTGTGAATGGCCGGAACCAAAGAAGGGCGTCCGCTTGGACAGACCCCTGCCTGCTGACTGGAGAAACCTCTGGTTTAATTTCTCATCTTTAGCTGTGTTGTTCCCCAAAGGGAGAGAGACTGTAAGCTGGGTTTGAAGCCTGTCTCCATGGTGGTAATGGTTGAGTTACCACATTGATTTGGGGAGCTCTCACACGTAAGTAGACAGATGAAAAGAACTTGGCCATTCTCTGGTGACACTGTAAGTGCCCAGCCTAGCGTGATACTGTAATTAACAGGCACTCTAGGGCAACAGGGACATCCTCAATTGTCCCTCTCAAGTTCTCCCTGAATGGCTGAGATTTTATCATTGAATAGTAGCGCTTCAGACACCCTTTCTTGGCACCCGAGGTTCCCTGTATCAATTTGTGTTGGGGAGGAGAATGAATCATCAGTGCCTCTGCAGATAATTCTGTTGGCACTTGGGAGAAGGGGCCGTGGTGTGGGTTCGATGGTGCTAGGTCCAGCTGGAGCCGAaagcaggagctggggagggcgTTGGAGCACCCTTCCTGTGCATTGTCATGTATGTGACcccctctctgtcctctctcccttaGTGCCACTGGGTTGGCCTCTGGCTGAACACTTAGTAAGCAGCACAGCATGCGGAATGCTGGGTGCCCCACAGCGCCACCTGCTGGGAAGCCTGTGCCAGAGCGCTGTGGTCCTCGCCGCAGCTCAGCGTTCCCCTTATCACTTTTCAGCCATCCTGGGGCACTGTGGCCTGTCTGTCTCTTCCTTGGCTGGACACTCAGTTTCAAATGGAAACAGAGCCAAGAGCCACAGCTCTAGTTTTAAAGTGCTTGTCCCAGCCGGGGTGCTTTAGCTTGGTCCGTGAGGggtccccccagccctgccatgTGCTGTACTAAACCATACCTGTGTGGCTTGCGAGCAGGAGTCTGCGGTTCCTCTGAGGCTGTTCTAATGTGCCGCATAATTGTGCATTTGTTTTTAATCGACTGAAAATTAACGTGGTACTGTGCCCTGACACCCCTTTCTAAAACAGAGAGGCACGTGCTTTGGCCTTCCCATTCCAAAACCGCGTGTGTGCATCGGGCCGAAGCAGAGTGTTTCTGCCTCGGACAACGTGGAGGGAAGCAGCAGGGGTGTGTTGACTTAAATCCGAAAGCCCGTGCCCAGGACATGCTTGGCCAGCAAGTCTAGGCTAGTTCTAATGAGCTCAGGGATGCTGCAGAATTGAATAGAATTCTATCTTTAGAAAAAGGCCTTATGGCTGCTTAGGATGATAGAAGGGAAATTTAAGGAAATTGTACAAATCACACAAGCCTCAGGGTACAGTCTCTTGAAGGTGGCTTTATTgagggtgggaggatgggagCACGCCCCTAAGAGGGCTAGGAACCCCTGTCTCCCCACTCGGTGCAGGGTGGTCTAGACCAAGGCCAAGCGATGGAGTTTGTTCAGGGTCCTCCTGTTTTCCTCCCTCCACTCTTTCCCAATTGTGCGTTAACCCACCTGTGCCCAGGAGTGGGGGCCCGTCTTAAGTGAGGGTCTCGCCCTAGAGCCATTCACTCCATCTGAAGCAAGAGGTTCTTTAGAAAAAATGAgcagaaatcaaaagaaattggGACCCGCAGTCCTGGGGTGggtcgctggtttgttttttcaaGTGCACCACCTTGAATTAGAGGAACCAAGAAAAACAGTCCTGATAAATTATAATAAGTGACTCTTACTTacatctaaagaagaaaaaaaattgaggtttAGAGGGCTTTAAGTCCACAGTCACTCACCTGGGAAGTGGCAGAAATGTGACTTCAAACCTTAAAACCCCAGGTCCTGGGCTGCCAGGCAGGCCCTGCGCGCAAGGTGCGGCGGGGACGTCTGTCCGCTGTGTAGCCTCTCCTCACGTTGGCCCCACACAGCCCCGAGAGTTGTTGAGTGTCTTCTTGGTCCCTTGCCCTTTCAGCATGAGAAAGCCAAACCTCTGTCCCTTCCTTTGTTTCGTGGGTAAAGGGACAGAAACGTGAATCTGGCCTCCTTGACAGTGAATACAGGAGCACTTTGGGGGAGATCCCAGTAGAGGAGAGTGGGGCTGCGGTTGGTGAGCCAGAGATCACAGTTAACAGtgaaaaaacttaaaactatCTGTGTGGACACAAGGCAGTACTTGGGGGACCCAGTTTACATGAAAGAGATGGTCATTGTCACTCAtccatttagtattttttaagcacctgccatgtgccaggtcCAGGACTGGAAACTCAGCGTGACAGTGAACTCACAGGAactgtccctctgcctcagccgAGTGGCAGGAAGCCAAGCCGGGAGCACGTGTCCTAGCTGACATTAGGAGCCTGGCAGGGACCCAGGTTTAATCCAGATCAGCATGAAGGTGTTTTCCCAAGTGAGACCTCTCCAGACGCTTCATCCCTCCCCACAGTGGCCACCAGAAACATTGCACTGACCACAGGCCTTCCCTGCCCCAAACCCCTAAATCACTCTTCAGACAGAGAAACCTAAAAATGTACCTTGCTGGAAACCCTCCCTTCTCGACCCAGAGGCTGCATTTGATGAAGGGGGAAATCCAAGAAGTAGAGCCGTTGTAGGTTGATGTGTAGCAAAAGCCCCAGCCGGGGGTCAGCCCTCACGTGATAAATAATGCCTGTGTGCATGGGAGACGTGACAGGCAGGGCCTCCCTGGGGACCTGGGCCTGTGGCATGTAAAGAAAAGCCCAAGAGAACACAGCATTGCTGGGACTGCCAGTTCCATGACCGCCCCAGTGCCAGGCGTGCTTCTGGGTGCCAGCAAAAGACACGAATCTGTGTCCTCTGCAGCCCTACAGTCAGCAGGTCTAGGGCTGGCTGGGTGTCGTGCTTCCTTTCAAGGGCTTGAAAACCTCTGTGTGGTTGCAACTTTGGGGGagaaagtaaccctaaccctctgcttctctcattctcccctcttctgtgtatatgtctgtctctccctctctctgtgcgtgccctccccattcccacccccacttcttcctttttatttattattataatttggtGGCGTGTGGTTCGGTTTCTGTCCGGTTCCCTCGTGTGGTCCCTCCCCTGCTGCAGAACTCGTCCAGCTCGGCCTCCTCTGAAGCCTCCGAAACCTGCCAGTCAGTGAGCGAGTGCAGCTCTCCCACCTCAGTCAGCTCGGGCTCCACCATGGGCGCCTGGGTGTCCACAGAGAAGGTGACCGCCCAGGTGGCAGCCACGGCGGCCCTGgtctcccttcccccccccacccccgaccccctgACTCCTGCCTGCTGCTTACACAGGCATCACAGACACGGGAACCTGGACACTCAGAATCGACACCAAGCGTGGGCCCCTCTTGGGGACAGAGGGTGGGACGAGGCTGAGGGTTTTTTCTAGAATGAGCGCCTGGCTGCGGAACAATGACCGTGTGGTCGTCCcgagggagaggaaggggtatGGGGAATTTGGAGGTGTGAAGGCATCTTCCCAGATCAGGTGTTGTGTGCACATCCATCCCTCCCGCCCTTCCCCGGCCCCCCACCAGACCACTGGGCGGGACATGTCACTGTGTCAGAGGCTGTGTGCTTTTCTGCCTTTTAGTTTGCAAACCCCTGCCTGCTTCCCTTGATTCAGAATCTGCTCCTGATCCACGTGATGATTTTGGAAACCCAGAATGAACTGATTCGTCTGAAGCcgctttagaattttttaatttgcataatgAGATGAGCAAATCACTATCACCATGAAATTAGGCTTCGTTAGTTATGTAATCAAAAACCATTGAGAACGCCACCAATTAAGGACACTGATCAGTTTCCAACCTATTCTCCATGTAGGTCAAATATTTCCTTGACTAAATACTTACTTGGTGTCAAATACATGTGCAGTCTTTGCACCCTGGCTCTTTTCTCTTGCATCATGGGTCACCTGTGAGCAGCAGAGCCCCgtttgttttatgtataaatattgaGGTTTCCCCCTCCCTTGAATGTCAATGCCATCTTGTACCTCCACACTCATCctgttatattaattttttttttccttttttttcccccttgtttgttttgtttccagttgTCTAACGGGTTTTCTCACTGTAGTTTATCAAGTGATTCCCACGTGGGGCCCGTGGGTGCAGGCCTTTTCCcccactgcctgcctgcctcccgcCTGCTCCCTCGGGTCACCTCTGTCCACCTTCCAGACTACGCTCATTATTACACCATTGGGCCCGGCATGTTCCCGTCATCTCAGATCCCTAGCTGGAAGGTTTGTGTCTCTCCGCCCCGCTCCTGTCCTCTCCTCCTGTCATCGCCTCTGTGCTCACCCCTCTTCTGTTCCACCATCCGCACCCTGGTTCTCCCCTCACCCTTCCTTTCACACTCTGCCTTCTTCCCCATAACTCCTCTCCCTCAGTAAATTCCCAGTGGGGGAGAACCGAAGAGCAGCAGGCAGCGCCCAGACAGCGACCTGCACGTGGCGCGGAGGCCGAGGACCTTCCTTCAGGGAAGCGTGGTCAGCCCCGGCAGACAGCGGCCCAGCCTGCGTCGCGGGCAGCGTCCGTTCCGAGTTAAAAGGCCCAGTGCTGCATCAAGTCGACACCTGCTGGGTTTATCCCCCTCCTGGGGCCCACCCGAGGGTGTCAGCGTTGTCAGAGGCAGCTCTGGGCGGCTGGGAGGGACTGTCCTCAGCCCTGCTCCCCCAGACGTTTCCCCTAGTGAGTCCTCTGCTGGGCCGTGGGAACAGGACCATGACCCAAAGTATGTTTTGGATCATTGCATTTGACTTAAGTGTACGCAGACTTTATTTCCAGTCTTGATTGTCTAAGCTTTATGTTAAAGCTTAGTTACTTCAATACAAAAATGAAGTTTTGAAATGATCTCCTGGCGAGTTCAGTGAGTGCTCCAGGGAGATACTCTACTCTGTTTTGAGAGGAGGACCCACGTGTGAAAAGTGGGCCCCTCGGCTGCCAACTTTGGGGGCAGATATTGACTTCTGCCCTCCCAGGTTGCATGGACTTCTCGAGACTCCTCAAAATCTTTCTACTGACCTAGGAGCCTTCCCTTCCTAGCTGGGGACGTGAGAGGACAGGGATCCCAATGTGCCCTTTGAGGCCAGCTTCCCCGTTGTCAGAGGACCAGCAGTAGGGAGAGTGGCTGGCGTCACCCTAGCGCTCCCTGGCGGCCACTCCACGAACGGGCTGTCATCTTGGTTGTAAAGGAGACAGAAGGGCTGGACGTGCTCCCCTGGCTGGTGCCCTCAGCGTATGTTGGCCACCTGTTAGGTGGCTGTTAGCTGAGAGGCTCCTGCTGCCTGCGTGGCGGGTGAGGGGTTTTAATCTTTGGGCAGGAATGAGGAAAAGGGACGTACCCCGGAGGCCCCCAAAGGATTTTccaccccctgcctggccccGCAGAGGCCTGCTGGCTTGTCCCAGCCCGAGCTTGCCCCCAGGGGTCACTGCAGCCCTCCAGCAGGAGACGGAGGCCGTGGGCCCTGACCGCGCCTGTTCTGCTTAGGACTGGGCTAAGCCAGGACCCTACGACCAGCCTCTGGTGAACACTCTGCAGCGCCGCAAAGAGAAACGTGAGCCGGACCCCAACGGTGGAGGACCCCCTGCTGCGGGCGGCCCGCCTGCCGCTGCCGCCGAGGAGGCTCAGAGACCGCGGAGCATGACTGTGTCTGCTGCCACCAGGGTGACGCTCTTGTTCTCTGTAGTTTTTTGGGGTCCACTTAGGCCTAACTGGGGGCTGAGGCAGCCTTGCAGCTGGAGGGACTCTGGGCTCCATTCCCTTACTTCCTGTTCTGCAGCATGTAGAAGTCCCCTGGGAAAAAACCGTGGGTGGGAACCAGACCTGTAGAACTTTCTAGAGCCTGGGTAGGACTCAGGCAAGTCAGTAGTCCCCTGGGCCCACAGAAATACGCTGCTCACAGGACAGAATAGGAGTGGTGTTGAGTGCCTCCCAAAAGCGATGTGTGGTTAGGCTCTGGGGGACACCAGGTGGGGGCTCATGGCCCTAGTGGCTTGTCTGTAGGGACACcgtctctctctcctccatcctGCAGCCTGGTGAGGAGATGGAGGCTTGTGAGgagctggccctggccctgtcGCGGGGCCTCCAGCTGGATACCCAGAGGAGCAGCCGGGACTCGCTTCAGTGCTCCAGTGGCTACAGCACCCAGACAACCACCCCGTGCTGCTCTGAGGACACCATCCCCTCCCAAGGTACGGGGGCAGCCTGGTGTTGCAGTTGGGCTTTCTGAGCAGCACGGGGAAGGAGACGGAAACCACAGCCCAACCCCCGGCTGGCAGAGGGGTGTCAGAATTGTTTTCATCGTCTAGGCGTGAGGTGGAGAGTTGGTCTGCAGTAGTCAGGTAGCTGCCATGTGAGAAAGTGATCTGGACTCTTCACGGCTCTTTTCAGTTTTCACCATCAGGGTGAATTTGGATTGGGATACATGCTGTCAGCAATAGCTTCGTTTTTGTTTTAGCTCTTTGTGCTAGgtactttgcatttattttcccattgaaTCTCTACATCTCTTGTGGGATAagtttttttatccccattttacagatatgaaaactgaggttcagtaACGCTCACAACTTGTTCACATAACGAACAAGTAGCAGAGCTGGAGTTTGAACCTAAGGCATGTTAGAGTCTCACGCCCAAGCTCTTAACCCATTCCAGCAAAACCCTCTCAAACCTGCCTGCCTCACCCGCATCCCCACCACACACACGATCCAGGCAAGATGAAGATATCTGTAGCTGGAACCTCTATGACAGTTGACCGTAAGCTATTTGCCATCCATCAGTCAAAGTGTCTGTAAGACAGACTCTGCGGATGGTGATTTTTGTCCCCCGGGGAACATTTAacaatgcctggagacatttttcctTGTCACAACTGGAGGGGTGGTagtggcatctagtgggcagaggccagggctaCTACTAACCATCCTGTAACACATAGCACACACCCCATCCCCTCCACAACAAAGAAGCATGTGGCCCAAGTCGTCAGTAGTCCTGCTGTTCAGAACCACTGCTGGGAGAGGTTTAGTCTTTAAGCTTCCCCTTCCCAGCACCCTGAGGCTGACGTTGTGCCGTCTCTTGAGAGGAAGTGAGCACATGGCACTGGAGGAACCTGTTGTTGGACCTTGTTGTCAGGAACTCATTGCCGGTAGCCCTCACCTAACCAGTTAATTATCGGGGAGACATAAAGGCCTATGCTAGTGTGTTTGAGGTTTGTTTTTCATGTTGAATTCCAGACAGGAGAATGATCTCCTTCATCCCCTTTACTCCTCCCAGAGATGCTCGGAGATAGCTTTGCTGCAACCTGGCAGTTTTACCTTCTCCCCTACTTGATGATATTTGAGTGCTTTCCGTGTCCAGCACCGTTCAGGTGCGCAGGGCACATCAGCGAGCAAAGTGAAGATCGCTGCCGGGGTTCTCCGTGGGTGAGGCTTGCTAAGGACGGTACAGAAGCCTGGGGGAAGCTTCGCATGAGACAGTGTGTGTGTCCTGCTCCGTGCGCGTTTTGTCCTCCCAACACAGAAGAATCAAAAAGCAAAGCTGCTGTCTTGGATATGTCTAATCAAACCCTATCATCAGTTTCAGATTATGATTATTTCTCCGTGAGTGGTGACCAGGAGGCAGATCAGCAGGAGTTTGACAAATCCTCCACCATTCCGAGAAACAGTGACATCAGCCAGTCCTACAGACGGATGTTCCAAGCCAAGCGCCCAGCCTCGACCGCTggcctccccaccaccctcggaccTGCTATGGTCACCCCAGGGGTTGCAACCATTCGCCGGACCCCTTCCACCAAGCCTTCTGTCCGCCGGGGGACTATCGGAGCTGGTCCCATCCCCATCAAGACACCCGTGATCCCTGTCAAGACCCCGACCGTCCCAGACCTCCCTGGGGTGTTGCCGGCTCCTCCAGATGGGCCAGAGGAGCGGGGTGAGCATAGCCCTGAGTCGCCACCTGTGGGTGAGGGCCCCCAAGGTGTCACCAGCATGCCCTCCTCCATGTGGAGTGGCCAAGCTTCCGTCAACCCTCCACTTCCAGGCCCGAAGCCCAGTATCCCCGAGGAGCACAGGCAGGCGATTCCCGAAAGTGAGGCTGAAGACCAGGAAAGGGATCCCCCAAGTGCCACTGTCTCCCCAGGCCAGATTCCAGAGAGTGACCCTGCAGACCTGAGCCCCAGAGATACTCCACAAGGAGAAGACATGCTGAACGCCATCCGAAGGGGTGTGAAACTGAAGAAGACCACGACAAATGATCGCTCGGCCCCTCGCTTCTCTTAGGCTCTCTTAGTCTCACAAGAAACGCTGCCATGGGGAATGAACTGTTTAATTAATAAAACCTAATTTGTCTTGATCCATTCCAATCTATAATCAAACAAAAGATTTTGTAGGCAACTCAGAATACAGCTCTTTTGAAAGTACTCAACACCTTTAGATAAGAATTAAAAGCAACATATGTAACTGACATAATCTTGatcttttaatttgtaaatattgacAATTTTCTTTCTGCACATTTTAATCTTagtttcccttttgatttttctgaaggtGCCAAATTCCATTTAACTTTTTTACAAgtctttgtaaaattttaaatgcataaggGGGGTGGTTGGGGTAGGGGAACCATGAAGTAGttaatttcagaaaagaatttaCTATACttcactctcttcttttttttctgcaaGCTTTTGTAGATGCATTGTAGTAGTCTAGCTTAGAAGCAAATTCAAGTTATTTTAATGTACAAACAACATGGGTAAGAGGTAAAACCCTCAGTTAAA contains these protein-coding regions:
- the MTSS1 gene encoding protein MTSS 1 isoform X10; its protein translation is MEAVIEKECSALGGLFQTIISDMKGSYPVWEDFINKAGKLQSQLRTTVVAAAAFLDAFQKVADMATNTRGGTREIGSALTRMCMRHRSIEAKLRQFSSALIDCLINPLQEQMEEWKKVANQLDKDHAKEYKKARQEIKKKSSDTLKLQKKAKKGRGDIQPQLDSALQDVNDKYLLLEETEKQAVRKALIEERGRFCTFISMLRPVIEEEISMLGEITHLQTISEDLKSLTMDPHKLPSSSEQVILDLKGSDYSWSYQTPPSSPSTTMSRKSSVCSSLNSVNSSDSRSSGSHSHSPSSHYRYRSSNLAQQAPVRLSSVSSHDSGFISQDAFQSKSPSPMPPEAPNQDWAKPGPYDQPLVNTLQRRKEKREPDPNGGGPPAAGGPPAAAAEEAQRPRSMTVSAATRPGEEMEACEELALALSRGLQLDTQRSSRDSLQCSSGYSTQTTTPCCSEDTIPSQVSDYDYFSVSGDQEADQQEFDKSSTIPRNSDISQSYRRMFQAKRPASTAGLPTTLGPAMVTPGVATIRRTPSTKPSVRRGTIGAGPIPIKTPVIPVKTPTVPDLPGVLPAPPDGPEERGEHSPESPPVGEGPQGVTSMPSSMWSGQASVNPPLPGPKPSIPEEHRQAIPESEAEDQERDPPSATVSPGQIPESDPADLSPRDTPQGEDMLNAIRRGVKLKKTTTNDRSAPRFS
- the MTSS1 gene encoding protein MTSS 1 isoform X9 is translated as MEAVIEKECSALGGLFQTIISDMKGSYPVWEDFINKAGKLQSQLRTTVVAAAAFLDAFQKVADMATNTRGGTREIGSALTRMCMRHRSIEAKLRQFSSALIDCLINPLQEQMEEWKKVANQLDKDHAKEYKKARQEIKKKSSDTLKLQKKAKKVDALGRGDIQPQLDSALQDVNDKYLLLEETEKQAVRKALIEERGRFCTFISMLRPVIEEEISMLGEITHLQTISEDLKSLTMDPHKLPSSSEQVILDLKGSDYSWSYQTPPSSPSTTMSRKSSVCSSLNSVNSSDSRSSGSHSHSPSSHYRYRSSNLAQQAPVRLSSVSSHDSGFISQDAFQSKSPSPMPPEAPNQDWAKPGPYDQPLVNTLQRRKEKREPDPNGGGPPAAGGPPAAAAEEAQRPRSMTVSAATRPGEEMEACEELALALSRGLQLDTQRSSRDSLQCSSGYSTQTTTPCCSEDTIPSQVSDYDYFSVSGDQEADQQEFDKSSTIPRNSDISQSYRRMFQAKRPASTAGLPTTLGPAMVTPGVATIRRTPSTKPSVRRGTIGAGPIPIKTPVIPVKTPTVPDLPGVLPAPPDGPEERGEHSPESPPVGEGPQGVTSMPSSMWSGQASVNPPLPGPKPSIPEEHRQAIPESEAEDQERDPPSATVSPGQIPESDPADLSPRDTPQGEDMLNAIRRGVKLKKTTTNDRSAPRFS
- the MTSS1 gene encoding protein MTSS 1 isoform X12, giving the protein MEAVIEKECSALGGLFQTIISDMKGSYPVWEDFINKAGKLQSQLRTTVVAAAAFLDAFQKVADMATNTRGGTREIGSALTRMCMRHRSIEAKLRQFSSALIDCLINPLQEQMEEWKKVANQLDKDHAKEYKKARQEIKKKSSDTLKLQKKAKKGRGDIQPQLDSALQDVNDKYLLLEETEKQAVRKALIEERGRFCTFISMLRPVIEEEISMLGEITHLQTISEDLKSLTMDPHKLPSSSEQVILDLKGSDYSWSYQTPPSSPSTTMSRKSSVCSSLNSVNSSDSRSSGSHSHSPSSHYRYRSSNLAQQAPVRLSSVSSHDSGFISQDAFQSKSPSPMPPEAPNQRRKEKREPDPNGGGPPAAGGPPAAAAEEAQRPRSMTVSAATRPGEEMEACEELALALSRGLQLDTQRSSRDSLQCSSGYSTQTTTPCCSEDTIPSQVSDYDYFSVSGDQEADQQEFDKSSTIPRNSDISQSYRRMFQAKRPASTAGLPTTLGPAMVTPGVATIRRTPSTKPSVRRGTIGAGPIPIKTPVIPVKTPTVPDLPGVLPAPPDGPEERGEHSPESPPVGEGPQGVTSMPSSMWSGQASVNPPLPGPKPSIPEEHRQAIPESEAEDQERDPPSATVSPGQIPESDPADLSPRDTPQGEDMLNAIRRGVKLKKTTTNDRSAPRFS
- the MTSS1 gene encoding protein MTSS 1 isoform X7, whose translation is MEAVIEKECSALGGLFQTIISDMKGSYPVWEDFINKAGKLQSQLRTTVVAAAAFLDAFQKVADMATNTRGGTREIGSALTRMCMRHRSIEAKLRQFSSALIDCLINPLQEQMEEWKKVANQLDKDHAKEYKKARQEIKKKSSDTLKLQKKAKKGRGDIQPQLDSALQDVNDKYLLLEETEKQAVRKALIEERGRFCTFISMLRPVIEEEISMLGEITHLQTISEDLKSLTMDPHKLPSSSEQVILDLKGSDYSWSYQTPPSSPSTTMSRKSSVCSSLNSVNSSDSRSSGSHSHSPSSHYRYRSSNLAQQAPVRLSSVSSHDSGFISQDAFQSKSPSPMPPEAPNQNSSSSASSEASETCQSVSECSSPTSVSSGSTMGAWVSTEKDWAKPGPYDQPLVNTLQRRKEKREPDPNGGGPPAAGGPPAAAAEEAQRPRSMTVSAATRPGEEMEACEELALALSRGLQLDTQRSSRDSLQCSSGYSTQTTTPCCSEDTIPSQVSDYDYFSVSGDQEADQQEFDKSSTIPRNSDISQSYRRMFQAKRPASTAGLPTTLGPAMVTPGVATIRRTPSTKPSVRRGTIGAGPIPIKTPVIPVKTPTVPDLPGVLPAPPDGPEERGEHSPESPPVGEGPQGVTSMPSSMWSGQASVNPPLPGPKPSIPEEHRQAIPESEAEDQERDPPSATVSPGQIPESDPADLSPRDTPQGEDMLNAIRRGVKLKKTTTNDRSAPRFS
- the MTSS1 gene encoding protein MTSS 1 isoform X4, coding for MEAVIEKECSALGGLFQTIISDMKGSYPVWEDFINKAGKLQSQLRTTVVAAAAFLDAFQKVADMATNTRGGTREIGSALTRMCMRHRSIEAKLRQFSSALIDCLINPLQEQMEEWKKVANQLDKDHAKEYKKARQEIKKKSSDTLKLQKKAKKGRGDIQPQLDSALQDVNDKYLLLEETEKQAVRKALIEERGRFCTFISMLRPVIEEEISMLGEITHLQTISEDLKSLTMDPHKLPSSSEQVILDLKGSDYSWSYQTPPSSPSTTMSRKSSVCSSLNSVNSSDSRSSGSHSHSPSSHYRYRSSNLAQQAPVRLSSVSSHDSGFISQDAFQSKSPSPMPPEAPNQLSNGFSHCSLSSDSHVGPVGAGLFPHCLPASRLLPRVTSVHLPDYAHYYTIGPGMFPSSQIPSWKRRKEKREPDPNGGGPPAAGGPPAAAAEEAQRPRSMTVSAATRPGEEMEACEELALALSRGLQLDTQRSSRDSLQCSSGYSTQTTTPCCSEDTIPSQVSDYDYFSVSGDQEADQQEFDKSSTIPRNSDISQSYRRMFQAKRPASTAGLPTTLGPAMVTPGVATIRRTPSTKPSVRRGTIGAGPIPIKTPVIPVKTPTVPDLPGVLPAPPDGPEERGEHSPESPPVGEGPQGVTSMPSSMWSGQASVNPPLPGPKPSIPEEHRQAIPESEAEDQERDPPSATVSPGQIPESDPADLSPRDTPQGEDMLNAIRRGVKLKKTTTNDRSAPRFS
- the MTSS1 gene encoding protein MTSS 1 isoform X5: MEAVIEKECSALGGLFQTIISDMKGSYPVWEDFINKAGKLQSQLRTTVVAAAAFLDAFQKVADMATNTRGGTREIGSALTRMCMRHRSIEAKLRQFSSALIDCLINPLQEQMEEWKKVANQLDKDHAKEYKKARQEIKKKSSDTLKLQKKAKKVDALGRGDIQPQLDSALQDVNDKYLLLEETEKQAVRKALIEERGRFCTFISMLRPVIEEEISMLGEITHLQTISEDLKSLTMDPHKLPSSSEQVILDLKGSDYSWSYQTPPSSPSTTMSRKSSVCSSLNSVNSSDSRSSGSHSHSPSSHYRYRSSNLAQQAPVRLSSVSSHDSGFISQDAFQSKSPSPMPPEAPNQNSSSSASSEASETCQSVSECSSPTSVSSGSTMGAWVSTEKDWAKPGPYDQPLVNTLQRRKEKREPDPNGGGPPAAGGPPAAAAEEAQRPRSMTVSAATRPGEEMEACEELALALSRGLQLDTQRSSRDSLQCSSGYSTQTTTPCCSEDTIPSQVSDYDYFSVSGDQEADQQEFDKSSTIPRNSDISQSYRRMFQAKRPASTAGLPTTLGPAMVTPGVATIRRTPSTKPSVRRGTIGAGPIPIKTPVIPVKTPTVPDLPGVLPAPPDGPEERGEHSPESPPVGEGPQGVTSMPSSMWSGQASVNPPLPGPKPSIPEEHRQAIPESEAEDQERDPPSATVSPGQIPESDPADLSPRDTPQGEDMLNAIRRGVKLKKTTTNDRSAPRFS